The following proteins are co-located in the Rattus norvegicus strain BN/NHsdMcwi chromosome X, GRCr8, whole genome shotgun sequence genome:
- the Magebl1 gene encoding MAGE family member B-like 1 yields MPRGHKKKGHSRAKRHHACGGSQGLQGDHRMSGTGSASLPVSQANSPSISEACTPWGAVFSASSGANTSSTGFDKGAEGAVGCGDAECLGTFKAESIPQLISNDALTKNASMLVEFLLEKFKKSEEFTDADMQRVVSKKYKIQFSDILRKSSLRMEMIFGMQLKKINDSSETYAIVSKLGLSTAEILSGKRGLPKMGLLMTILGLIFTKGNRATEEEIWKFLNILGVYAGKKHLIFGEPRRFITKDLVEQKYLEICKMSKGKSPKYDFLWGSRAHIETSKMKVLEVWAKINDTIPSFFPTMYDEALKEKIERAERESVVLVPTAAAGRDCPLCMSCSFYK; encoded by the coding sequence ATGCCACGGGGCCACAAGAAGAAGGGCCACTCCCGTGCCAAACGTCACCATGCATGTGGGGGTAGCCAAGGTCTCCAGGGTGATCACCGTATGTCAGGCACAGGGTCAGCATCTCTTCCTGTTAGTCAAGCTAATTCCCCAAGCATTTCTGAGGCCTGCACTccttggggagctgtgttttctgCATCTTCTGGTGCAAATACGTCCAGTACAGGCTTTGATAAAGGGGCTGAGGGTGCTGTTGGCTGTGGTGATGCAGAATGTCTAGGTACCTTCAAAGCAGAATCCATCCCTCAGCTGATATCTAATGATGCTCTTACTAAGAATGCTAGTATGCTGGTAGAGTTCCTGCTggagaaatttaagaaaagtGAAGAGTTTACAGATGCTGATATGCAGAGGGTGGTCAGCAAGAAATACAAGATACAATTTTCTGACATCCTGAGGAAATCTTCCCTCCGCATGGAAATGATCTTTGGAATGCAGTTAAAGAAAATCAATGACAGTAGTGAAACCTATGCTATTGTCAGCAAACTAGGTCTCTCCACTGCTGAAATTCTAAGTGGCAAGAGGGGGTTGCCAAAGATGGGTCTTCTGATGACCATCTTGGGTCTGATTTTCACAAAAGGCAACCGTGCCACCGAGGAAGAGATCTGGAAATTCCTGAATATATTAGGAGTATATGCAGGGAAGAAGCACTTGATTTTTGGGGAACCCCGAAGGTTCATCACCAAAGATCTGGTTGAGCAAAAGTACCTTGAGATCTGCAAAATGTCCAAGGGTAAATCCCCAAAATATGATTTCCTGTGGGGTTCCCGGGCCCATATAGAAACCAGTAAAATGAAAGTCCTAGAAGTTTGGGCTAAGATCAATGACACCATTCCCAGCTTCTTCCCTACTATGTATGATGAAGCtcttaaagaaaaaatagagagagCAGAACGTGAATCTGTAGTCTTGGTTCCCacagctgctgcgggcagggattgTCCTCTATGCATGTCCTGCAGCTTCTACAAATAG